GGACGCGCAATACAACCTTTCATATAGGTGCAGGCTGGAAAATACTACCGGGATTATCGCTGAACGGAAACAGCAGCATTTACTATATTGACAACGAACAGGAAGACTTCGATAAGAAATACATACTGATCAACAGCGATTCTCCCAATGATACCCGGACGGCCCGCGCGATGTACGAACGGCAATTCCAACAGCAACACAATGCCACGTTGACCTATACCGGTACATTCAACAGGAAACACAATCTGGATGCCATGCTGGGCAGCGAGTTATTCGGCCATGATCGCTTTACTCTTCAAGCTATAGGAAATAAAGCTCCGAGCGATGACATACCCACGTTAAATGCCTCTGGCGACCAAATCCAAGTCTATTCTGACAAAGAGCAATATCGCACTCTGTCATTTTTCGGGCGCATCAACTACAATTTCGACTACAAATATCTATTCTCGTTCGTAGCCCGTTACGACGGCATATCCAAGTTAAGTGACAATCGCTGGGGACTTTTTCCCGGCGTTTCCGCAGGTTGGAATTTACATGAAGAAAATTTTTTCAAAGATTCGAAGTTATCTAAGGTAGTGAGCACCCTGAAGCCTCGTTTCAGTTACGGGGTCAACGGGAACGTAGCCGGATTAGGTAATTATGAAGTATACGGAGAATACGGCATACAAACGGCATATAACGGGAGCACCGGTTTCCTGAACACGAAGTTAATAAACAAAAGCCTCCGTTGGGAAAAAAGCAAATCCTTTGAAGCCGGACTGGATTTCGGCTTTTTCAATAATCGCCTGTATTTCATTACCGATTACTTTAACAGGACGACGTCCGATTTACTGGCAGATTATGCCCCGCCCGGATACCTCGGGTTCGACAATATACGAACTAATTCAGGATCATTACGCAATCAAGGCTTCGAAGCTGAAGTAAAATTGCATCTTCTTTCCAACCCGAAGGCATTCAGTTGGGAGGTATCTTTCCAAGCTGCATTTGTAAAAAATAAAATAATCAAATTGCCCGGAAACGGAAACGACAAGAACCGGCAAGGCGGTTTGCAGGTGTATGACCCAGCATCTGGAAAATACATTTGGGTAGGAGGTTATCAGGAAGGCCACACATTAGGAGACGTATATGCATTCCGCCAAGAGCGCATTTTTAGAGACTGGGACGATGTACGGGCCAACGCCGGCGATCGTTACGATGCCATTGCCGAACTGTACGGGCCGAATAAATGGGCCCAAATGAGCGAAACGGAAAAAATCGGCAAACGACCGATCGAACCGGGAGACGTTCTGTGGGCCGATTTGGACAACAACGGAATTATCAATTCGTACGACCAAGTGAAAATAGGGAATGTATATCCCAAATGGACAGGTGGTTTTTCCACCTATTTCTCATACAAAACGATTTCTTTATTCGCACGTTTTGACTACTCGACGGGGCATATTCTATTCAATTACCTCCGGGCCGCATCCCTAGGTCAGTTCCAGGGCTCCTTCAACATCATAACGGAAGTAAAAGACAGTTGGAGTCCGGAAAATCCGAACAGCAATCTGCCCCGGTTTTACTATGCCGATCAAGCCATAAAGAAAAACATCACCCGTTCAAACGTGGCGTGGCCCAATATCAACAGCAATAACTCCAACTTTTATGAAAAAGGAGACTACTTAGCTCTGAGAGACATTACCCTGAATTACCGCTTACCCAAAAAATGGGCCGGGAAGGCATCGTTAAGCGATGCCTCTATCTATCTCACCGGACAAAATTTATTTTATATTACAGGATACAGCGGCACTTCACCT
The genomic region above belongs to Parabacteroides pacaensis and contains:
- a CDS encoding SusC/RagA family TonB-linked outer membrane protein, yielding MMKRIYVYVPILYMAIGFPVKANCQVTYGNETTQAQKIIVPTPHPGQNQKIIKGFVKTPSGVPLAGVSILEKGSTNGTSTDLNGAYSLALQGDNAVLQFFYLGYRTQELFIGEKENLDVILNEDTERLEEIVVTGYGGMQKRTVLTTAISKLDNRALENVAFANAGQALQGTISGLRVVNTSGRPGEAPNIVLRGGATITNDPAFNQALVVIDGIVRSLDDINPADIESIQVLKDATSTAIYGARANGGVILVTTKQGKTGQTAVTYTFKGGVTFARKGYDFLNARDFIYYNRLGNKNAGRAWEDVNKTLGYGPDAGDWFAIQFLSDENKHLLNEGWEQMTDPYDEATPLLFKDYSGQIRKEALNDPSFTQDHYINITGGSEKATFRASLGYYKEEGQVIRSFYERLTGRINASFQVKENIDIQTGASYSFSKKPDLWTTEAKLFYRTMSIWPTLKPYDDNGEPVAGIGPSDGNPLYWIDKLQRSDRTRNTTFHIGAGWKILPGLSLNGNSSIYYIDNEQEDFDKKYILINSDSPNDTRTARAMYERQFQQQHNATLTYTGTFNRKHNLDAMLGSELFGHDRFTLQAIGNKAPSDDIPTLNASGDQIQVYSDKEQYRTLSFFGRINYNFDYKYLFSFVARYDGISKLSDNRWGLFPGVSAGWNLHEENFFKDSKLSKVVSTLKPRFSYGVNGNVAGLGNYEVYGEYGIQTAYNGSTGFLNTKLINKSLRWEKSKSFEAGLDFGFFNNRLYFITDYFNRTTSDLLADYAPPGYLGFDNIRTNSGSLRNQGFEAEVKLHLLSNPKAFSWEVSFQAAFVKNKIIKLPGNGNDKNRQGGLQVYDPASGKYIWVGGYQEGHTLGDVYAFRQERIFRDWDDVRANAGDRYDAIAELYGPNKWAQMSETEKIGKRPIEPGDVLWADLDNNGIINSYDQVKIGNVYPKWTGGFSTYFSYKTISLFARFDYSTGHILFNYLRAASLGQFQGSFNIITEVKDSWSPENPNSNLPRFYYADQAIKKNITRSNVAWPNINSNNSNFYEKGDYLALRDITLNYRLPKKWAGKASLSDASIYLTGQNLFYITGYSGTSPEPVIKKDNAGVDEGRYPMPRTILIGISLSF